From a single Leishmania mexicana MHOM/GT/2001/U1103 complete genome, chromosome 7 genomic region:
- a CDS encoding putative transmembrane amino acid transporter, producing MSRLPGEPLSEVAQHGRTEPACHPQDEAVNTKPKSESSNVTDRQDDNPELTKKPHAGAEDTNTGEALDEEDAEEVPRKKHYSKFRLWFEKVVPPGGVIASSFTLGSSTLGAGILGLPAAFNSMGFVTALLVLIVVTVLTVFSLWLLARCSDAAKVRTYEDVARVLLGRGADYAAAIFMLGFCLGGAVSYIISIGDLLTPIFDDPSVPEFLRKKIGNSVITSIVWLVVILPLCLPKNIDSLRHTSIISVSMVVFFVICIMQDSCEFMAKNGWRKDIKFFNTGNDAIQGLGTVIFACLVQINAQEVYYEMADPTPRNMVRNSAIAMGGCGLLYVFAGVFGCARFGSTVKSSILLKYQPREAPQFWFAYFGIVVKICVAFALHQLPLRDSIYHFFSWDVYRMPWWRNALICGGIAAFVLIVGLLVPDLNIVLGLVGSLCGGFIGFIFPSLMIMYTGKWSLKDVGLFEWSVTYILLLVGVVAVVFGTSASIYSIV from the coding sequence ATGTCTCGACTTCCCGGAGAACCACTGTCGGAGGTGGCGCAACATGGGCGGACGGAGCCGGCCTGTCACCCGCAGGATGAGGCGGTGAATACGAAACCCAAATCCGAATCCTCCAACGTTACAGACCGGCAGGATGACAATCCCGAGTTGACAAAGAAGCCGCACGCGGGGGCGGAGGACACCAACACAGGGGAGGCGttggacgaggaggatgccgaGGAGGTGCCTCGAAAGAAGCATTACTCGAAGTTTCGTCTGTGGTTTGAGAAGGTCGTGCCACCGGGCGGTGTCATTGCGAGCTCCTTCACTCTGGGCAGCTCCACTCTTGGCGCCGGTATCCTCGGTCTCCCGGCCGCGTTCAACAGCATGGGCTTTGTGACTGCGCTGCTTGTGCTCATAGTCGTTACAGTGCTCACGGTCTTCTCTTTGTGGCTGCTGGCGCGGTGCTCCGACGCGGCGAAGGTTCGGACGTACGAGGATGTGGCTCGTGTGCTGCTCGGCCGTGGCGCCGACTACGCAGCCGCCATTTTCATGCTCGGCTTCTGtctcggcggcgccgtcagcTACATCATTTCCATCGGTGACCTGCTCACTCCTATCTTTGACGACCCTAGTGTGCCAGAGTTCCTGAGGAAGAAGATTGGCAACAGCGTCATCACGTCCATAGTGTGGCTCGTCGTCATTCTACCCCTGTGCCTGCCCAAGAATATCGACTCGCTCCGGCACACGTCCATCATAAGCGTCAGCATGGTGGTGTTCTTTGTCATCTGCATCATGCAGGACAGCTGCGAGTTCATGGCGAAGAACGGGTGGCGCAAGGATATCAAGTTCTTCAACACGGGCAATGACGCCATTCAGGGCCTGGGCACTGTCATCTTCGCCTGCCTCGTCCAGATCAACGCTCAGGAAGTCTACTATGAGATGGCGGATCCGACGCCGCGCAACATGGTGCGTAACAGCGCAATCGCTATGGGCGGCTGCGGTCTCTTGTACGTTTTCGCTGGCGTCTTCGGCTGCGCGCGTTTCGGCTCCACGGTGAAGTCGTCCATTCTGCTCAAGTACCAGCCGCGTGAGGCGCCGCAGTTCTGGTTTGCCTACTTCGGCATCGTCGTGAAGATTTGCGTGGCCTTTGCGCTGCACCAGCTTCCGTTGCGCGACAGCATCTACCACTTCTTCTCGTGGGACGTCTACCGCATGCCCTGGTGGAGGAACGCTCTCATTTGTGGCGGTATCGCGGCATTCGTGCTGATCGTTGGCCTCCTAGTCCCGGACCTCAACATCGTCCTCGGCCTCGTCGGCTCCCTCTGCGGCGGCTTCATCGGCTTCATCTTCCCATCTCTCATGATCATGTACACGGGTAAATGGAGTCTGAAGGATGTGGGCTTGTTCGAGTGGTCGGTGACCTATATCCTCCTCCTTGttggcgtcgtcgccgtcgtctttGGCACCTCCGCTTCCATCTACTCAATCGTGTGA